One Cucurbita pepo subsp. pepo cultivar mu-cu-16 chromosome LG07, ASM280686v2, whole genome shotgun sequence genomic region harbors:
- the LOC111798211 gene encoding growth-regulating factor 1-like, with translation MDFGAVGFDGLVVGSSDISGFSSDPEMKQKWYDSASVSGFLHKQERSGSGGVAEMEDLRASKLPKTSASSLLRSNSSFFVSDSNQNHHQMLCFSSPKAEPPPLDKTASLSAASANFVRSSAPRNAGGSYGGLNGGSMHGGGFIGVRAPFTPSQWMELEHQALIYKYITANVHVPSNLLIPIRKALESAGIPTFSGGFLRPTAVGWGAFNVGFSNNSDPEPGRCRRTDGKKWRCSRDAVADQKYCERHMNRGRHRSRKPVEGQAGHSHSVAGASNITTAATTTTTTTTTASKLISSSPPSMTAVPSNASPNTISCAGTHHFKNLNRGGSHPPPSATAPQINRMFITNKENGGVGLHDSSSMNMKQFKQLPFAIQKQNPFEESPRTEFTSGSSNFLLNPSQKASSLMTYRAFNPSEGLTTSQQAAETQHSLNWPKNQSDSSSVSWSNWNPDLQSDRTQLSISIPMATSDFRSSTSSPVHEKLTLSPLRSSREFDPIQMGLGVGNVMDEANNRQANWIPISWESSMGGPLGEVLHSTNNNSGESKNSSILNLMTEGWDNSSSLGSSPTGVLQKTAFGSFSNSSTGSSPRTDNNKKTHEGGVGGGSQCSDRLG, from the exons aTGGATTTTGGAGCGGTGGGTTTTGATGGGTTGGTGGTGGGTTCATCGGATATCTCTGGTTTCTCTTCAGATCCTGAAATGAAGCAGAAATGGTACGATTCTGCCTCTGTTTCTGGGTTTTTGCACAAACAGGAGCGATCTGGCAGTGGCGGTGTAGCTGAAATGGAGGATTTGAGAGCCTCTAAGCTCCCTAAAACGtctgcttcttctttgcttAGATCTAATTCCTCTTTCTTTGTCTCTGATTCTAACCAAAATCATCACCAAATGCTCTGTTTTTCATCGCCGAAAGCAGAGCCTCCGCCACTTGATAAGACAGCTTCTCTCTCAGCTGCTTCCGCTAATTTCGTCCGATCCTCCGCCCCAAGAAATGCAG GCGGCAGTTATGGAGGTTTGAACGGTGGAAGCATGCACGGCGGTGGGTTTATAGGTGTTAGAGCTCCGTTCACTCCATCTCAATGGATGGAGCTGGAACACCAGGCTTTGATCTACAAATACATTACTGCTAATGTTCATGTTCCTTCTAATTTGCTCATTCCCATCAGAAAAGCGCTTGAATCTGCTGGCATTCCGACATTTTCCGGCGGATTTCTCCGACCCACTGC AGTGGGGTGGGGAGCTTTCAATGTGGGGTTTTCAAATAACAGTGATCCTGAACCGGGAAGGTGCCGTCGGACCGACGGGAAGAAATGGCGGTGCTCAAGAGACGCAGTTGCTGACCAGAAGTACTGTGAACGGCATATGAACAGAGGCCGCCATCGTTCAAGAAAGCCTGTGGAAGGCCAAGCCGGCCACTCCCACTCCGTCGCCGGAGCCTCCAATATTACCACCGCTGCCacaaccaccaccaccaccaccaccaccgcctcTAAactgatttcttcttctccaccttCCATGACGGCGGTACCCAGCAACGCCTCCCCCAACACCATCTCTTGTGCTGGTACTCATCACTTCAAGAACCTGAACCGCGGTGGATCTCATCCGCCTCCCTCCGCCACCGCCCCTCAAATCAACAG AATGTTCATAACGAACAAAGAGAATGGCGGCGTTGGGTTGCATGATTCATCTTCCATGAACATGAAACAATTCAAACAGCTTCCATTTGCCATTCAGAAACAGAACCCTTTTGAAGAATCTCCAAGAACAGAGTTTACATCTGGCTCTTCCAATTTCCTCCTCAACCCTTCACAAAAGGCTTCATCTTTGATGACTTACAGAGCTTTCAATCCTTCAGAGGGCCTCACTACTTCTCAACAAGCAGCTGAAACCCAACACTCACTCAATTGGCCTAAGAACCAATCCGATAGCTCATCAGTGTCGTGGTCGAACTGGAATCCCGATCTTCAATCCGATAGGACTCAGCTATCCATATCAATCCCAATGGCTACATCAGATTTCAGATCCTCGACGTCGTCTCCCGTTCACGAGAAACTCACTCTCTCGCCGTTGAGATCTTCGCGGGAGTTCGACCCAATTCAAATGGGATTGGGAGTGGGGAATGTAATGGATGAGGCAAACAACAGGCAGGCAAATTGGATTCCCATCTCGTGGGAGAGCTCCATGGGTGGTCCGCTTGGAGAGGTTCTTCATAGCACGAACAACAACAGCGGGGAATCGAAGAACTCGTCAATACTAAACCTGATGACCGAAGGGTGGGACAACAGTTCGTCGCTCGGGTCGTCGCCCACCGGGGTTCTGCAGAAGACTGCGTTCGGGTCTTTCTCGAACAGCAGCACAGGGAGTAGCCCAAGAACAGATAACAACAAGAAGACTCACGAAGGAGGAGTTGGAGGAGGCAGCCAATGCAGCGATCGTTTGGGGTga